One genomic window of Anas acuta chromosome 14, bAnaAcu1.1, whole genome shotgun sequence includes the following:
- the LOC137864468 gene encoding protocadherin gamma-A10-like, translating into MCAATEGRWGRRQRALLCCVLLAAWEAARGQLRYSVPEELPKGSFVGDVAKDLALQPAVLRNRGARILDRGRMRYFALHANSGHLMTAERLDREQLCRLVERCVLRCEVIVEGEMKVYEIEVEITDINDNAPSFRESEIELRMSELTPAGSRFPLVEARDPDVGVNSLQSYELSGDEHFSLSVQAGADGEKRPELVLAKALDREEAAFHELVLRAIDGGEPARTGTARIRVSVLDANDNAPVFSQAVYTVRVPEDVPVGSTLVTLTATDVDEGLHANVKYSVKKATDLASEIFYLDPETGSIRLVRSLDFEEEDSYEMEVQVHDGGGLFDTATVSISMTDVNDNAPELTVSSALSEISEDAPPGTVVALLHVQDRDSGANGEVRCSLVGDVPFRLRSSVGSYYSVVTSRELDREEVSEYNVTVWASDGGSPSLRSSAVLALRVLDVNDNAPVFAEARYSARLPENNAEGALVLTVRAWDADWGQNARVRYRLAEGRVRGAPLSSYVSVQAETGALYALRSFDYEEVREVGLCVRAEDGGAPALSSNVSVRLLIVDENDNAPQVLYPPASAAGAGWTGVELAPRSAEPGALVAKVVAVDADAGQNAWLSYELAKATEPGLFRVGLHSGEVRTARSPLARDAPRHSLVVVVKDQGRPALSATATLTVVLAESVAELLSELGSAAAPAEPGGSLTRWLVLAVAAVSCLFVAFLLLLLALRLRRWRRSQLLPPASGALRGVPASHF; encoded by the coding sequence ATGTGCGCGGCGACAGAAGGGCGCTGGGGCCGGAGGCAGCGAGCGCTGCTCTGTTGTGTGTTGCTGGCAGCGTGGGAGGCGGCGAGGGGGCAGCTGCGCTACTCGGTGCCCGAGGAGTTGCCCAAGGGCTCTTTCGTGGGTGACGTGGCCAAGGACCTGGCTCTGCAGCCGGCGGTCCTCCGAAACCGCGGCGCCCGTATCCTGGACCGAGGTAGAATGCGGTATTTCGCTCTGCATGCGAACAGCGGCCACCTGATGACGGCGGAGAGGCTAgacagagagcagctgtgccgGCTGGTGGAGCGATGCGTGCTGCGCTGTGAGGTGATCGTGGAGGGTGAGATGAAGGTTTACGAGATCGAAGTGGAAATCACGGACATTAACGACAATGCCCCCAGCTTCCGAGAGTCCGAAATTGAATTGAGAATGAGCGAGTTGACACCTGCCGGGTCGCGCTTTCCCCTGGTCGAGGCTCGAGACCCTGACGTCGGAGTGAATTCCTTGCAGAGCTACGAGCTGAGCGGCGACGAGCACTTCTCGCTGTCCGTGCAGGCGGGAGCCGACGGCGAGAAGCGTCCCGAGCTGGTGCTGGCCAAGGCGCTGGACCGGGAGGAGGCGGCGTTTCACGAGCTGGTGCTGAGGGCGATCGACGGCGGCGAGCCGGCACGGACGGGCACGGCGCGCATCCGCGTGTCTGTGCTGGACGCCAACGACAACGCGCCCGTGTTCAGCCAGGCGGTGTACACTGTGCGCGTGCCTGAGGATGTGCCCGTGGGCTCCACGCTCGTCACCCTCACGGCCACCGACGTCGACGAGGGACTCCATGCGAATGTGAAATACTCAGTTAAAAAAGCGACGGACCTAGCATCGGAAATTTTCTACCTGGATCCGGAGACGGGATCGATCAGGCTGGTGAGGAGCCTGGACTTCGAGGAAGAAGACTCCTACGAAATGGAGGTGCAGGTACACGACGGTGGTGGACTTTTTGACACGGCTACAGTCTCGATCTCAATGACCGACGTGAATGACAACGCACCCGAGCTGACTGTGTCGTCGGCGCTGAGCGAGATCTCGGAGGACGCGCCGCCGGGGACGGTGGTGGCCCTGCTGCACGTGCAGGACCGCGACTCGGGCGCCAACGGCGAGGTGCGGTGCTCGCTAGTCGGCGACGTGCCGTTCCGTCTGCGGAGCTCGGTGGGCAGCTACTACAGCGTGGTGACGTCGCGGGAGCTGGACCGGGAGGAGGTGTCGGAGTACAACGTGACGGTGTGGGCGTCGGACGGCGGGTCGCCGTCGCTGCGGAGCAGCGCGGTGCTGGCGCTGCGCGTGCTGGACGTGAACGACAACGCGCCGGTGTTCGCGGAGGCGCGCTACAGCGCCCGTCTGCCCGAGAACAACGCCGAGGGCGCGCTGGTGCTGACGGTGCGGGCGTGGGACGCGGACTGGGGGCAGAACGCGCGCGTGCGCTACCGGCTGGCGGAGGGGCGCGTGCGGGGCGCGCCGCTGTCGTCCTACGTGTCGGTGCAGGCGGAGACGGGCGCGCTGTACGCGCTGCGCTCGTTCGACTACGAGGAGGTGCGCGAGGTGGGGCTGTGCGTGCGGGCGGAGGACGGCGGCGCGCCGGCGCTGAGCAGCAACGTGTCGGTGCGGCTGCTGATCGTGGACGAGAACGACAACGCGCCGCAGGTGCTGTACCCGCCGGCgtcggcggcgggcgcgggctGGACGGGCGTGGAGCTGGCGCCGCGCTCGGCGGAGCCCGGCGCGCTGGTGGCCAAGGTGGTGGCGGTGGACGCGGACGCGGGGCAGAACGCGTGGCTGTCCTACGAGCTGGCCAAGGCGACGGAGCCGGGGCTGTTCCGCGTGGGGCTGCACAGCGGCGAGGTGCGCACGGCGCGCTCGCCGCTGGCCCGCGACGCGCCCAGGCACAGCCTGGTGGTAGTGGTGAAGGACCAGGGCCGGCCGGCGCTGTCGGCCACGGCCACGCTGACGGTGGTGCTGGCCGAGAGCGTGGCCGAGCTGCTGTCGGAGCTGGGCAGCGCGGCGGCGCCGGCCGAGCCCGGCGGCAGCCTGACGCGCTGGCTGGTGCTGGCCGTGGCGGCCGTGTCGTGCCTCTTCGtcgccttcctgctgctgctgctggcgctgcGCCTGCGGCGCTGGCGCCGCTCGCAGCTGCTGCCGCCGGCCAGCGGCGCCTTGCGCGGCGTGCCGGCCTcgcacttc